A single region of the Vicia villosa cultivar HV-30 ecotype Madison, WI linkage group LG4, Vvil1.0, whole genome shotgun sequence genome encodes:
- the LOC131600298 gene encoding uncharacterized protein LOC131600298: MADTIVTTDQSSTPSLNPTRIICHVCQKQFSQYTCPRCNSRYCSLPCYKSHSLRCTESFMKENVVQELQQMQPDEQTKHKMLDILKRFHSEEEMDNTDEDSFEDSTLSEETIEKILSGQEISFDDLSLEEKKRFQRAIACGELSKMITPWDPWWSKHSARNIRLSKEGAQLVQPLSEQVSLDDSESNESSEIPLGPEVPLPPLSRLSSKEPSPLLTVHLVDILYSYCFTLRLYNGDWRSDPIGSVMVVLSVSSVLGQGGQPETVLEALTHCLEQVCSPAYRHMGGLQFGLGVIDDVINLLSLGSPAMVCALCDMRRLIQEGDKEAKSEKPRKFRRNEIRSAIKQAERKIYFIMCWVHEQPKEAWSSLAAIVTTQKTLAMKFRGSNKAEKMNKAETRGKCLIEEIE; encoded by the exons ATGGCAGATACCATAGTTACAACTGACCAATCTTCTACTCCCTCGCTAAACCCTACCCGAATAATCTGTCATGT ATGTCAGAAGCAGTTTTCTCAATACACATGTCCTCGATGCAATTCACGATACTGCTCCCTCCCTTGTTATAAA TCTCATAGTCTTCGTTGTACTGAATCCTTCATGAAAGAAAACGTTGTTCAAGAGCTCCAGCAAATGCAACCTGATGAACAAACCAAACATAAAATGTTGGACATACTGAAAAGATTTCATTCAGAAGAGGAAATGGATAACACGGATGAGGATT CTTTTGAAGATTCAACTTTGTCTGAGGAGACGATTGAAAAAATATTGTCAG GACAAGAAATCAGTTTTGATGATTTATCTCTTGAAGAGAAGAAACGGTTTCAAAGAGCTATTGCTTGTGGAGAATTAAGCAAGATGATCACACCATGGGATCCATGGTGGTCAAAGCATTCTGCCAGAAATATTCGTCTCAGTAAGGAAGGAGCTCAACTTGTTCAACCTCTTTCAGAGCAGGTATCTCTAGATGATTCTGAGAGTAATGAATCAAGTGAAATACCTCTCGGCCCTGAAGTTCCGCTACCTCCTTTAAGTAGGCTTAGTTCCAAGGAACCATCACCCCTTTTAACTGTTCACCTAGTTGATATATTATACAGCTACTGCTTCACTCTTCGCCTCTACAACGGGGATTGGAGGTCAGATCCAATAGGGTCAGTCATGGTTGTGTTGAGTGTATCTTCAGTTTTGGGCCAAGGTGGGCAGCCAGAGACTGTACTGGAAGCCCTCACGCATTGTTTGGAGCAAGTATGTTCTCCAGCTTACAGACACATGGGAGGGCTACAATTCGGTTTAGGTGTTATTGATGATGTGATCAATCTACTTTCATTAGGAAGTCCTGCTATGGTGTGTGCCCTTTGCGATATGCGTCGGTTGATTCAAGAAGGAGACAAGGAGGCCAAATCAGAGAAGCCAAGAAAGTTTAGGAGGAATGAAATTAGAAGTGCTATTAAGCAGGCAGAAAGGAAAATATATTTCATCATGTGTTGGGTCCATGAGCAGCCAAAGGAAGCTTGGTCTTCTTTAGCAGCCATTGTTACCACACAAAAAACATTGGCCATGAAATTTCGGGGGAGTAATAAGgctgaaaaaatgaataaagcagAAACCAGAGGCAAATGTTTAATTGAGGAGATTGAATGA
- the LOC131595927 gene encoding 1-aminocyclopropane-1-carboxylate oxidase homolog 4-like, with protein sequence MSSPIATPSPPPTTASSPPYDRLKAVKEFDETKAGVKGLIDSGIKTIPSFFIHPPETLSDLAPGSGPEPEIPTIDLSAIHHSRAAVVDQIRSAASTFGFFQVINHGVSPDLLRSLIGAIKAFHEQPAEVKAPVYRRQVGSGVSYISNVDLFTSKAASWRDTLQVRTGPIAAEEKEIPEVCRKEVIEWDREVVRVGDILLGLLSEGLGLGEEGLKEMGLSQGRLMVGHYYPFCPQPNLTVGLNSHADPGALTILLQDHIGGLQVRTQQGWVHVKPLDGALVINIGDLLQIISNEEYKSADHRVLANSSNEPRVSSAVFLMPGDREKLFGPLPELTSAEKPALYREFTLNEFLTRFFKKELDGKSLTNFFRQ encoded by the exons ATGTCATCACCAATCGCCACCCCTTCTCCACCTCCAACCACCGCCTCATCACCACCCTACGACCGCCTCAAAGCCGTCAAAGAATTCGACGAAACCAAAGCCGGAGTAAAAGGCCTCATCGACTCCGGTATCAAAACCATTCCATCTTTCTTCATTCATCCACCCGAAACCCTATCCGACCTCGCTCCAGGATCCGGACCCGAACCGGAAATTCCAACAATCGACCTCTCTGCTATACACCACTCCCGCGCCGCCGTTGTCGATCAGATTCGTTCCGCTGCGAGTACCTTCGGATTCTTTCAGGTGATCAACCACGGCGTATCGCCGGATCTACTAAGAAGTCTTATCGGTGCTATAAAGGCGTTTCATGAACAGCCTGCGGAGGTTAAGGCGCCCGTGTACCGTAGGCAGGTAGGATCGGGCGTATCGTATATATCCAACGTCGATCTCTTCACTTCTAAAGCTGCCAGTTGGCGCGATACCCTTCAG GTCAGAACGGGACCGATCGCCGCGGAGGAGAAGGAGATTCCAGAGGTGTGCAGGAAGGAGGTAATAGAGTGGGATAGAGAAGTAGTGCGTGTAGGAGATATTTTACTGGGTTTGTTGAGTGAAGGGTTGGGATTAGGTGAAGAAGGGCTCAAGGAAATGGGTTTGTCACAAGGGAGGCTGATGGTTGGCCATTATTATCCATTTTGTCCTCAGCCGAATCTTACTGTTGGACTCAATTCCCATGCAGATCCCGGGGCATTGACGATATTGTTGCAGGATCATATCGGTGGCTTACAGGTTAGGACCCAACAGGGTTGGGTTCATGTCAAGCCACTTGATGGAGCCTTGGTTATCAACATTGGAGATTTACTTCAG ATAATTTCTAATGAGGAGTACAAGAGTGCTGATCATAGGGTATTAGCCAATTCTTCTAATGAGCCACGAGTCTCAAGTGCTGTTTTTCTAATGCCGGGTGACAGGGAGAAGCTCTTTGGACCTTTACCAGAGCTAACATCAGCAGAAAAACCCGCTCTTTATAGAGAGTTCACACTCAACGAATTTTTGACAAGGTTCTTCAAGAAAGAGCTAGATGGTAAATCATTGACAAATTTCTTCAGACAATGA
- the LOC131600300 gene encoding 1-aminocyclopropane-1-carboxylate oxidase homolog 1-like produces MSSPIATTLSSPPYDRLKAVKEFDETKAGVKGLNDSNIKTIPSFFIHPPKILYDIAPQSGPEPEIPTIDLSAIHDSRASVVNQIRSAASTVGFFQVINHGVSEDLLRSVVGALKALHEQPAEVRAQVYRREAAIGVSYISNVDLFTSKAANWRDTLQDHRESPMIEFILVLVSYFVGPNCHIAYKQSLSNFNHFYSNSNHK; encoded by the coding sequence ATGTCATCACCGATCGCCACCACCCTCTCATCACCACCCTACGACCGCCTCAAAGCTGTCAAAGAATTCGACGAAACCAAAGCCGGAGTAAAAGGTCTCAACGACTCCAATATTAAAACCATTCCATCTTTCTTCATTCATCCGCCCAAAATCCTATATGACATTGCTCCACAATCCGGGCCTGAACCAGAAATTCCAACCATCGACCTCTCTGCTATACACGACTCCCGCGCCTCTGTCGTGAATCAGATTCGTTCCGCTGCAAGTACGGTCGGATTTTTTCAGGTGATCAACCATGGTGTATCGGAGGATCTACTACGAAGTGTTGTTGGGGCTTTGAAGGCGTTACATGAACAGCCTGCGGAGGTTAGGGCCCAGGTGTACCGTAGGGAGGCAGCGATAGGCGTATCTTATATATCTAACGTCGATCTTTTCACTTCTAAAGCCGCCAACTGGCGCGATACACTTCAGGATCATAGAGAATCTCCAATGATAGAATTTATTTTGGTTCTTGTGTCATATTTTGTAGGTCCAAATTGCCACATTGCATATAAGCAATCTCTAAGCAATTTCAACCACTTTTACTCCAATAGTAATCATAAATAA